A window of the Kosakonia sp. BYX6 genome harbors these coding sequences:
- a CDS encoding respiratory chain complex I subunit 1 family protein: MTEQISAWSLGLFALCQAAVLLALTPLFTGVSRQIRARMHSRRGPGIWQDYRDLQKLLKRQAVAPASSGLMFRVMPWVLLSSMLLVAMTLPLLIRTSPFAGAGDLITLIYLFALFRFFFALSGLDTGSPFSGLGASRELTLGILVEPMLILSLLVLALLAGSTNISAISNTLAAGWISPVATLLALLACGFACFIEMGKIPFDVAEAEQELQEGPLTEYSGAGLALVKWGIGLKQVVMASLFLALFFPFGNAATLSPGAMALSLVVTLLKLLVVFALASLVENSLARGRFLLTHHLTWLGFSLAALSYVLWLTGL, encoded by the coding sequence ATGACAGAACAGATTTCGGCGTGGTCACTTGGGCTGTTTGCGCTCTGCCAGGCGGCTGTTTTGCTGGCGCTGACGCCGCTGTTTACCGGCGTGTCGCGGCAAATTCGCGCCCGCATGCACTCCCGGCGCGGGCCGGGGATTTGGCAGGATTACCGCGATCTGCAAAAGCTGCTGAAACGCCAGGCGGTCGCACCGGCGTCGTCCGGCCTGATGTTCCGCGTGATGCCGTGGGTGTTACTGAGCAGCATGCTGCTGGTGGCGATGACGCTGCCGCTGTTGATCCGCACCTCGCCGTTTGCCGGGGCGGGCGATCTGATTACCTTGATTTATCTCTTCGCTCTGTTTCGCTTTTTCTTTGCCCTTTCCGGCCTTGATACCGGCAGCCCCTTTTCCGGCCTCGGCGCCAGCCGTGAGTTGACGTTGGGGATTCTGGTCGAGCCAATGCTGATCCTCTCGTTACTGGTGCTGGCGCTGCTGGCGGGTTCCACCAATATCAGCGCCATCAGCAACACGCTGGCAGCGGGCTGGATTTCGCCGGTAGCCACGTTGCTGGCGCTGCTGGCCTGCGGTTTCGCCTGCTTTATCGAAATGGGCAAAATCCCCTTCGATGTGGCGGAAGCAGAACAGGAGTTGCAGGAAGGGCCGCTGACCGAATACTCCGGCGCGGGTCTGGCGCTGGTGAAATGGGGGATTGGCCTGAAACAAGTGGTGATGGCCTCGCTGTTCCTCGCGCTGTTTTTCCCCTTCGGCAATGCCGCGACACTCAGCCCCGGCGCGATGGCGCTGTCGCTGGTCGTCACGCTGCTCAAGCTGCTGGTGGTGTTTGCGCTGGCATCGCTGGTGGAAAATTCGCTGGCGCGCGGGCGCTTTTTGCTGACGCACCACCTTACCTGGCTCGGCTTTAGTCTGGCTGCGCTCTCTTATGTTCTCTGGCTCACCGGTTTGTAA
- the hyfE gene encoding hydrogenase 4 membrane subunit, with protein sequence MTGTLIVNNLAGLMMFTSLLVTCARRYAVSCWLYALQSLVLVSIFFTLSQLLDAEQLLMWSFSAFFTKVLLVPLIMGYAFRKMAPDGADERLFGPATLVLMAAGIVLLCWFVVRPVQLPMIAQLKPALAVALGHFLLGLLCIISQRNILRQVFGYCLMENGSHLVLALLAWRAPELVEIGIATDAIFAVIVMVLLARKIWRTHGTLDVNNLTALKG encoded by the coding sequence ATGACGGGAACCTTGATCGTTAACAACCTGGCGGGGCTGATGATGTTCACCTCGCTGCTGGTCACCTGCGCCAGACGCTACGCCGTCTCTTGCTGGTTGTATGCCCTGCAATCGCTGGTGCTGGTGTCTATTTTCTTCACCCTGTCGCAGTTGCTGGACGCTGAGCAACTGCTGATGTGGTCGTTCAGCGCCTTCTTCACCAAGGTGCTGCTGGTGCCGCTGATCATGGGCTATGCGTTTCGCAAAATGGCGCCAGACGGCGCGGATGAAAGGCTGTTTGGCCCGGCAACGTTAGTGCTGATGGCGGCGGGCATTGTGCTGCTGTGCTGGTTTGTGGTGCGCCCAGTGCAGTTGCCGATGATCGCGCAACTCAAACCCGCGCTCGCCGTCGCGCTCGGCCACTTCCTGCTCGGGCTGCTGTGCATTATCAGCCAGCGCAATATTTTGCGGCAGGTGTTCGGCTACTGCCTGATGGAAAACGGCTCGCATCTGGTGCTGGCGCTGCTCGCCTGGCGCGCGCCGGAGCTGGTGGAAATCGGCATTGCAACTGACGCCATTTTCGCGGTGATCGTGATGGTGCTGCTGGCACGGAAAATCTGGCGCACCCACGGCACGCTGGACGTTAACAACCTTACGGCGCTGAAGGGATAA
- a CDS encoding glycine cleavage system transcriptional repressor — protein sequence MTTSSQHFLVITALGADRPGIVNTITRHVSSCGCNIEDSRLAMLGEEFTFIMLLSGSWNAITLIESTLPLKGAELDLLIVMKRTDARPRPDMPATVWVQVDVPDSPHLIERFTALFDAHEMNIAELVSRTQPANASGAPQLFIQITAHSPASQDASNIEQAFRALCTELNAQGSINVVNYSQHDEQDGVK from the coding sequence TTGACAACCTCATCACAACACTTTTTGGTTATCACTGCGCTGGGGGCCGACCGGCCTGGCATTGTGAACACGATCACACGCCACGTCAGTAGCTGCGGCTGTAATATCGAAGACAGTCGCCTGGCAATGCTGGGAGAAGAGTTCACGTTTATTATGCTGCTTTCCGGGTCCTGGAACGCCATTACGCTGATTGAATCCACTTTGCCGCTGAAAGGCGCCGAACTGGATTTATTGATCGTGATGAAGCGCACCGACGCCCGCCCACGTCCTGATATGCCCGCCACCGTTTGGGTGCAGGTTGATGTCCCTGATTCACCCCATCTCATTGAACGCTTTACGGCGCTTTTTGACGCCCACGAGATGAATATCGCAGAATTGGTTTCCCGCACGCAGCCTGCCAACGCCTCTGGCGCACCGCAATTATTTATTCAGATAACGGCACACAGCCCTGCCTCGCAAGACGCGTCAAATATTGAGCAGGCGTTTCGGGCACTCTGTACAGAATTGAATGCGCAAGGCAGTATAAACGTCGTCAACTATTCTCAGCATGATGAACAGGATGGAGTTAAGTAA
- a CDS encoding hydrogenase 4 subunit D, which translates to METLALTTLLLPFVGALVVSLAPRQTAPQLASVFALLATVATVLLAYHFYRAGSESVDLPLLAAGQVALFGMLVDRISTLILFVVVFLGLLVVVYSTGYLTRANREHPHDGSNRYYAFLLIFIGAMSGLVLSSTLLGQLLFFEITGGCSWALISYYQSEKSQRSAMKALLITHVGSLGLYLAAATLFLNTGTFALSAISQLQGTATYLVYGGILFAAWGKSAQLPLQAWLPDAMEAPTPVSAYLHAASMVKVGVYIFARAIAAGGEVPHVIGWVGVTMATLTLVYGFLMYLPQKDMKRLLAWSTISQLAWIFLALSLSTFGSPLAFKAGIVYIFNHAFAKSLFFLVAGALSFSCGTRMLPRLRGVMRTLPLAGIGFCVAALAITGVPPFNGFFSKFPLFAAGFALTNHYPILLPVMILALVESVASFGWFIYWFGRVVPGEPSEEVAQAAPLPYAMKLVLVILVVMSLCSSVIAAAWLG; encoded by the coding sequence ATGGAAACTCTTGCTCTGACGACGTTGCTGCTGCCCTTTGTCGGCGCGCTGGTCGTCTCGTTGGCTCCCCGGCAAACCGCCCCGCAACTGGCCAGCGTTTTCGCGTTGCTGGCGACGGTTGCCACCGTGCTGCTGGCGTACCATTTTTACCGCGCGGGCAGCGAATCGGTGGATCTGCCGCTGCTGGCAGCGGGCCAGGTAGCGTTGTTTGGCATGCTGGTCGATCGCATCAGCACGTTAATTCTGTTTGTGGTGGTGTTTCTCGGCCTGCTGGTGGTGGTTTACTCCACCGGTTACCTGACCCGCGCCAACCGCGAACATCCGCATGATGGCAGCAACCGCTACTACGCGTTTTTGCTGATTTTTATCGGCGCGATGTCCGGGCTGGTGCTCTCTTCGACGCTGCTCGGGCAGTTGCTGTTTTTCGAAATCACTGGCGGCTGTTCGTGGGCGCTGATCAGCTATTACCAGAGTGAAAAATCCCAGCGCTCGGCGATGAAAGCGCTGCTGATCACCCACGTCGGTTCGCTGGGTTTATACCTGGCGGCGGCAACCTTGTTTCTTAATACCGGCACGTTTGCGCTCAGCGCCATCAGCCAGTTGCAGGGAACAGCGACGTATTTGGTCTACGGCGGCATTCTGTTTGCCGCGTGGGGCAAATCCGCGCAACTGCCATTACAGGCCTGGCTGCCGGATGCGATGGAAGCGCCAACGCCAGTGAGTGCGTACTTACATGCCGCGTCGATGGTGAAAGTCGGGGTGTATATTTTTGCCCGCGCGATTGCCGCGGGCGGCGAAGTCCCGCATGTCATTGGCTGGGTTGGCGTGACAATGGCGACGCTGACACTGGTGTACGGCTTTTTGATGTACCTGCCGCAAAAAGATATGAAACGGCTGCTGGCGTGGTCGACCATTTCACAACTGGCGTGGATTTTCCTCGCGCTGTCGCTCTCCACCTTCGGCTCGCCGTTAGCCTTCAAAGCCGGGATTGTTTACATCTTCAACCACGCGTTTGCCAAAAGCCTGTTCTTCCTGGTGGCGGGCGCGCTCAGTTTCAGTTGCGGCACGCGCATGTTACCGCGTCTACGCGGGGTCATGCGGACATTGCCGCTGGCGGGAATCGGCTTTTGCGTCGCCGCGCTGGCGATTACCGGCGTGCCGCCGTTTAACGGCTTTTTCAGCAAATTCCCGCTGTTCGCCGCCGGGTTTGCCCTCACTAACCACTACCCGATTTTGCTGCCGGTGATGATTCTGGCGCTGGTGGAATCCGTCGCCAGCTTCGGCTGGTTTATCTACTGGTTCGGGCGCGTGGTGCCGGGTGAACCGAGCGAAGAGGTGGCACAGGCCGCGCCGCTGCCTTACGCCATGAAATTGGTGCTGGTCATTCTTGTTGTGATGTCGCTGTGCTCAAGCGTGATTGCTGCGGCGTGGCTTGGATAA
- the purC gene encoding phosphoribosylaminoimidazolesuccinocarboxamide synthase, protein MQKQAELYRGKAKTVYSTENPDLLVLEFRNDTSAGDGARIEQFDRKGMVNNKFNHFIMSKLEEAGIPTQMEALLSDTECLVKKLDMVPVECVIRNRAAGSLVKRLGVEEGIELNPPLFDLFLKNDAMHDPMVNESYCETFGWVNKENLARMKELSYKANDVLSKMFDDAGLILVDFKLEFGLFNGEVVLGDEFSPDGSRLWDKETLDKMDKDRFRQSLGGLIEAYEAVAHRLGVKLD, encoded by the coding sequence ATGCAAAAGCAAGCTGAGTTGTATCGCGGCAAAGCGAAGACCGTCTACAGTACGGAAAACCCGGACCTGTTGGTGCTCGAATTCCGTAACGATACGTCAGCAGGGGATGGCGCGCGCATTGAACAGTTCGATCGTAAAGGCATGGTGAACAACAAATTCAACCATTTCATTATGAGCAAACTGGAAGAAGCGGGCATCCCAACCCAGATGGAAGCGCTGCTTTCCGACACCGAATGCCTGGTGAAAAAACTGGATATGGTTCCGGTCGAGTGTGTGATCCGCAACCGCGCCGCGGGCTCGCTGGTAAAACGTCTGGGCGTCGAAGAAGGCATTGAACTGAATCCGCCGTTGTTCGATCTGTTCCTGAAAAACGATGCGATGCACGATCCGATGGTCAACGAATCCTACTGCGAGACCTTCGGCTGGGTGAACAAAGAGAACCTGGCGCGCATGAAAGAACTGAGCTACAAAGCCAACGACGTGCTGAGCAAGATGTTTGATGACGCGGGTCTGATCCTCGTTGATTTCAAACTGGAATTCGGTTTGTTCAACGGCGAAGTGGTGCTGGGCGATGAGTTCTCTCCAGACGGCAGCCGCCTGTGGGACAAAGAGACGCTGGATAAAATGGATAAAGACCGTTTCCGCCAGAGTCTCGGTGGCCTGATCGAAGCGTATGAAGCTGTCGCGCACCGTCTGGGCGTCAAATTAGACTAA
- the bcp gene encoding thioredoxin-dependent thiol peroxidase — protein sequence MNPLKAGDTAPKFSLPDQDGEQVNLADFQGQRVLVYFYPKAMTPGCTVQACGLRDNMDELKKVGVEVLGISTDKPEKLSRFAEKELLNFTLLSDEDHQVCEQFGVWGEKSFMGKTYDGIHRISFLVDADGTVEHVFDDFKTSNHHDIVVNWLKENA from the coding sequence ATGAATCCACTGAAAGCCGGTGATACCGCACCGAAATTTAGCTTGCCCGATCAAGACGGTGAACAAGTAAATTTGGCCGACTTCCAGGGACAGCGTGTTCTGGTTTATTTCTACCCGAAAGCCATGACACCGGGTTGTACCGTCCAGGCCTGCGGCCTGCGCGATAACATGGATGAGTTAAAAAAAGTTGGCGTGGAAGTGCTCGGCATCAGCACTGACAAACCCGAAAAACTTTCCCGTTTCGCCGAAAAAGAGCTGCTCAACTTTACCCTGCTGTCCGATGAAGACCACCAGGTTTGCGAGCAGTTTGGCGTCTGGGGTGAAAAGTCCTTTATGGGCAAAACCTACGACGGCATCCATCGCATCAGCTTCCTGGTTGATGCAGATGGCACAGTCGAACATGTGTTTGATGATTTTAAAACCAGCAACCACCACGACATCGTCGTGAACTGGCTGAAAGAGAACGCCTGA
- a CDS encoding 4Fe-4S dicluster domain-containing protein has protein sequence MNRFVIADPEWCIGCNTCLAACSDVHKTQGLQHHPRLTLVRTQTKTAPILCRHCDDAPCKQVCPVNAISFQGDSVYLNETLCIGCKLCGLVCPFGAITPSGSRPLNIPARYDHFVAEEELRDVPGSSPGDHPFLRWNAGVQAIAVKCDLCHFLPEGPSCVRACPTNALHLVTDAAMQKQLKARRELAALSSTDMTFPPVSPSPEQR, from the coding sequence ATGAACCGCTTTGTGATTGCCGATCCCGAGTGGTGTATAGGATGCAATACCTGCCTGGCCGCGTGTTCGGATGTGCATAAAACGCAGGGGCTACAGCATCACCCCCGGCTAACGCTGGTGCGCACGCAGACCAAAACCGCGCCGATCCTGTGCCGCCATTGCGACGACGCGCCGTGCAAACAGGTGTGCCCGGTGAATGCGATTTCCTTTCAGGGTGACAGTGTTTATCTCAATGAAACCCTGTGCATTGGCTGCAAGCTGTGCGGCCTGGTGTGCCCCTTTGGCGCCATCACCCCGTCCGGCAGTCGTCCGCTGAATATTCCCGCTCGCTATGACCATTTTGTGGCGGAAGAAGAGCTACGCGATGTGCCCGGCAGTTCGCCCGGCGATCACCCCTTTTTGCGCTGGAATGCCGGAGTGCAGGCGATAGCCGTGAAATGCGATCTCTGTCATTTCCTGCCGGAAGGCCCCTCCTGCGTGCGAGCCTGCCCGACCAACGCCCTGCACCTGGTCACGGACGCGGCAATGCAAAAACAGCTCAAAGCCCGCCGCGAGTTGGCCGCGCTCAGTTCCACGGACATGACCTTCCCCCCCGTTTCACCTTCGCCGGAGCAACGCTAA
- the dapA gene encoding 4-hydroxy-tetrahydrodipicolinate synthase, with product MFTGSIVALVTPMDSQGKVCRSSLKKLIDYHVANGTSAIVSVGTTGESATLSHDEHAAVVELTVELADGRIPVIAGTGANATAEAISLTQRFNNSGIVGCLTVVPYYNRPTQEGLFQHFKAIAEHTDLPQILYNVPSRTGCDMLPETVGRLAKIKNIIGIKEATGNLSRVHQIKELVSDDFILLSGDDATAMDFMQLGGHGVISVTTNVAARDMADMCKLAAEGHFAEARLINQRLMPLHNKLFVEPNPIPVKWACKELGLVATDTLRLPMTPITDHGREVVRAALKHAGLL from the coding sequence ATGTTCACGGGAAGTATTGTCGCGCTTGTCACGCCGATGGATTCGCAAGGTAAAGTCTGCCGGTCAAGCCTGAAGAAACTGATTGATTATCATGTTGCCAATGGAACGTCGGCGATTGTTTCGGTAGGGACTACCGGTGAATCCGCAACCCTTAGCCACGACGAGCATGCTGCCGTGGTGGAGCTGACGGTTGAACTGGCCGATGGGCGTATTCCTGTTATCGCCGGAACGGGCGCCAACGCGACCGCAGAAGCCATTAGCCTGACCCAGCGTTTCAACAATTCCGGCATTGTTGGCTGCCTGACCGTCGTCCCTTATTACAACCGTCCGACTCAGGAAGGGTTGTTCCAACATTTCAAAGCCATCGCCGAACATACTGACCTGCCGCAAATTCTGTATAATGTGCCGTCGCGTACCGGCTGCGATATGCTGCCGGAAACCGTGGGTCGTCTGGCGAAAATCAAAAATATTATCGGTATTAAAGAAGCGACCGGGAACTTAAGTCGTGTTCACCAGATCAAAGAGCTGGTTTCAGACGACTTTATCCTGCTGAGCGGCGACGATGCCACTGCGATGGACTTTATGCAGCTCGGCGGTCACGGTGTGATTTCCGTTACCACTAACGTGGCGGCGCGCGATATGGCCGATATGTGCAAACTGGCGGCTGAAGGGCATTTTGCGGAAGCACGCCTGATCAACCAGCGTCTGATGCCGTTACACAACAAACTATTTGTCGAACCCAATCCGATCCCGGTCAAATGGGCATGTAAGGAGTTGGGACTTGTAGCGACCGATACGCTACGTTTGCCGATGACGCCCATCACTGACCACGGTCGTGAGGTGGTTCGCGCGGCGCTCAAGCATGCCGGTCTGCTGTAA
- the bamC gene encoding outer membrane protein assembly factor BamC produces MAYSVQKSRLAKVAGVSLVMLLAACSSDSRYKRQVSGDESYLDAAPLAELHAPAGLILPVQNGDYNIPVANGSGAVGKALDIRPPAQPLALVTGARTQFTGDTATLMVENGRNSTLWPQVVSIIQGKNYSIDKRDDASQTLTTGWVDWNRLDEDEQYRGRYQISVKPQGYQQAVVVKLVNLEQAGKPVADAASLQRYSTEMLNVISAGLDKTATDAQNAAENRSVSSLDVQSGADDTGLPMLVVRGPFNVVWQRLPGVLEKVGMKVTDSTRSTGSIAVTYKPLSDSSWQELGARDPGLASGDYKLQVGDLDNRSSLQFIDPKGHTLTQSQNDALVAAFQAAFNR; encoded by the coding sequence ATGGCTTACTCAGTACAGAAGTCGCGCCTGGCGAAGGTAGCGGGTGTTTCACTTGTGATGTTACTCGCCGCCTGTAGTTCCGATTCACGTTACAAGCGTCAGGTTAGCGGTGACGAATCCTATCTGGATGCCGCACCGCTTGCTGAACTTCACGCACCAGCCGGACTTATCCTGCCGGTACAAAACGGTGATTACAACATCCCTGTCGCGAATGGCAGCGGTGCCGTAGGTAAAGCGCTGGATATTCGCCCACCGGCACAGCCGCTGGCTCTGGTAACCGGTGCGCGCACTCAGTTTACCGGCGATACCGCGACGCTGATGGTGGAAAACGGTCGTAACAGCACGCTGTGGCCGCAAGTTGTGAGCATCATTCAGGGGAAAAATTACAGCATCGACAAACGTGACGATGCGTCGCAAACCCTGACCACCGGCTGGGTTGACTGGAACCGTCTGGATGAAGACGAACAGTACCGTGGTCGTTATCAAATCTCGGTGAAACCGCAGGGTTACCAGCAGGCGGTTGTCGTCAAGCTGGTAAATCTGGAACAAGCGGGTAAACCGGTTGCTGACGCCGCTTCATTGCAGCGTTACAGCACCGAGATGCTGAACGTGATCTCCGCCGGTCTGGATAAAACCGCGACCGACGCGCAAAATGCCGCGGAAAACCGCAGCGTGAGTTCGCTGGACGTACAGAGCGGCGCGGATGATACCGGTTTGCCAATGCTGGTGGTTCGCGGTCCGTTTAACGTCGTGTGGCAGCGTCTGCCAGGCGTGCTGGAAAAAGTGGGCATGAAAGTGACCGACAGCACGCGCTCTACCGGCAGCATTGCGGTGACCTACAAGCCGTTGTCCGACAGCAGCTGGCAGGAACTGGGCGCGCGCGATCCGGGTCTTGCTTCCGGCGACTATAAACTGCAGGTCGGTGATTTGGATAACCGCAGTAGCCTCCAGTTTATTGATCCGAAAGGGCATACGCTGACGCAATCACAGAACGACGCGTTAGTCGCTGCATTCCAGGCAGCGTTTAACCGATAA
- the hyfB gene encoding hydrogenase 4 subunit B gives MDALQLLMWSIALYVAGGVASLLLARQQTLAIQVAGISAMLGGVLGVASAIMALNGGEVLSWQAIGPFDFAHFVVRMDSLSAFMLLVISLLVTLCGLYSLSYVREYLGKGPGAMGFFMNLFIASMVGLVVMDNAFWFIVLFEMMSLASWFLVITDQDDESIRAGMLYFFIAHAGSVLIMVAFFLMWRQSGSLDFASFRALSLSPGTASAVFLLAFFGFGAKAGMLPLHSWLPRAHPAAPSHASALMSGVMVKIGIFGIIKVGIDLLAHSGIPLWWGVVVLAFGAVSSVLGVLYALAEHDIKRLLAWHTVENIGIILMGVGVGMAGIALHQPVIAAVGLLGALFHLLNHALFKGLLFLGAGAIIYRLHTRDMEKMGALAKRMPWTAGAFLVGCLAISAMPPLNGFISEWYTYQSLFSLTRIDAIIPRLAGPIAIVMLAITGALAAMCFVKVYGVSFCGNARSEKADQAREVPWPMVIAMAALALLCVLAGVGASVIAPHLMQVALSLIPPTSLAVAQGATLIPGDAQQAMLAPSTVFLLLLALPLLPGLLWYLNRQSRGAFRRSGEAWACGYAWEKGMAPSAGSFTQPLRVMFGPLYRLRQQLDPSVGLQRSLGGITQAATRTEPFWDERIIRPLVSATQRVARVVQTLQSGDFRLYCLYVIAALVVLLLTIAL, from the coding sequence ATGGATGCCCTGCAATTATTGATGTGGTCAATCGCGCTGTACGTTGCCGGTGGCGTGGCGTCACTGTTACTCGCCCGCCAGCAGACGTTGGCAATACAGGTCGCGGGCATCTCGGCGATGCTCGGCGGCGTACTGGGCGTTGCCAGTGCCATTATGGCGCTCAACGGCGGCGAGGTGCTGAGCTGGCAGGCCATTGGCCCGTTTGATTTCGCCCATTTCGTGGTGCGCATGGACAGCCTGAGCGCCTTTATGCTGCTGGTGATTTCGCTACTGGTGACGCTGTGCGGGCTTTATTCACTCTCTTACGTGCGCGAATATCTCGGCAAAGGGCCGGGGGCGATGGGCTTTTTTATGAACCTGTTTATCGCTTCCATGGTCGGCCTGGTGGTGATGGATAACGCCTTCTGGTTCATCGTGCTGTTTGAAATGATGTCCCTCGCGTCGTGGTTCCTGGTGATAACGGACCAGGATGACGAGTCGATCCGCGCCGGGATGCTCTACTTTTTTATCGCCCACGCCGGTTCAGTGCTGATCATGGTGGCCTTCTTCCTGATGTGGCGGCAAAGCGGTAGCCTGGATTTCGCCAGCTTCCGCGCCCTGTCGCTTTCTCCCGGCACAGCTTCAGCGGTGTTCCTGCTGGCTTTTTTCGGTTTTGGCGCGAAAGCGGGGATGCTGCCGCTGCACAGTTGGTTGCCGCGCGCACACCCGGCTGCGCCGTCCCACGCGTCGGCGTTGATGTCCGGCGTGATGGTGAAAATCGGCATTTTCGGCATTATCAAAGTCGGCATCGACTTGCTCGCGCATAGCGGCATTCCGCTGTGGTGGGGCGTGGTGGTACTGGCGTTTGGCGCGGTCTCCTCGGTGCTCGGCGTGCTCTACGCACTGGCGGAGCACGACATCAAACGCCTGCTGGCGTGGCACACGGTGGAAAACATCGGCATCATTTTGATGGGCGTGGGCGTTGGGATGGCGGGCATTGCGTTGCATCAGCCGGTGATTGCCGCCGTCGGCCTGCTCGGCGCGCTGTTTCACCTGCTCAACCACGCGCTGTTTAAAGGCCTGCTGTTTCTCGGCGCCGGGGCAATTATCTACCGCCTGCACACGCGGGATATGGAAAAGATGGGCGCTCTCGCCAAACGTATGCCGTGGACAGCGGGCGCGTTTCTGGTGGGATGCCTGGCAATTTCCGCCATGCCACCGCTCAATGGCTTTATCAGCGAGTGGTACACCTATCAATCACTGTTTTCACTGACGCGCATCGACGCGATCATTCCCCGTCTTGCTGGCCCGATTGCCATTGTGATGCTGGCGATCACCGGGGCGCTGGCGGCAATGTGTTTTGTCAAAGTTTACGGCGTCAGTTTTTGCGGCAATGCCCGCAGCGAAAAAGCCGACCAGGCGCGGGAAGTGCCGTGGCCGATGGTCATCGCCATGGCGGCGCTGGCGCTGCTTTGTGTGTTGGCGGGTGTCGGTGCCAGCGTTATCGCACCGCATCTGATGCAGGTCGCCCTCTCCTTAATACCGCCGACGTCACTGGCTGTCGCACAGGGCGCAACGCTGATCCCCGGCGACGCGCAACAAGCGATGCTCGCCCCTTCCACCGTTTTCCTGCTGTTGCTGGCATTGCCGCTGCTGCCCGGTTTGCTCTGGTATCTCAACCGCCAGAGCCGGGGGGCTTTTCGCCGCAGTGGTGAGGCCTGGGCATGCGGCTACGCGTGGGAAAAAGGCATGGCGCCGTCGGCGGGCAGCTTTACCCAGCCATTGCGCGTGATGTTTGGCCCGCTCTATCGCCTGCGCCAACAGCTTGATCCATCGGTTGGTTTGCAACGCAGCCTCGGCGGGATTACGCAGGCGGCAACGCGCACAGAGCCGTTTTGGGATGAGCGCATTATTCGCCCGCTGGTGAGCGCTACCCAGCGCGTTGCCCGCGTGGTGCAGACCCTGCAAAGCGGGGATTTCCGGCTCTACTGCCTGTATGTGATTGCCGCGCTAGTGGTCCTGCTGCTGACGATTGCGCTATGA
- the ypfJ gene encoding KPN_02809 family neutral zinc metallopeptidase, whose protein sequence is MRWQGRRESNNVEDRRDESGGPSMRGPGFRLPGGKGGLVLLAIVMLASYYGVDLTGLLTGQPVSQPTSQQSTINPREDEAARFSSVIFASTEDTWGELFQHMGRQYQQPKLVLYRNHFNTGCGLGQSIMGPFYCPADSKVYIDLSFYDDMKNKLGAEGDFAQGYVIAHEVGHHVQKLLGTEAKVRGLQQNATQKQANELSVRLELQADCYAGVWGHSMEQQGVLEAGDLEEALNAAQAIGDDRLQQRSQGRVIPDSFTHGTSAQRYSWFKRGMDSGDPAQCDTFSGRL, encoded by the coding sequence ATGCGCTGGCAAGGGCGTCGAGAAAGTAACAACGTAGAAGACCGACGCGATGAGTCGGGCGGTCCGTCAATGCGCGGGCCAGGGTTTCGTTTGCCGGGTGGCAAAGGCGGGTTGGTGCTGTTGGCGATTGTCATGTTGGCGAGTTATTACGGCGTTGATTTGACCGGCCTTTTGACCGGGCAACCCGTCAGTCAACCCACATCGCAGCAATCCACCATCAACCCGCGCGAAGATGAAGCCGCGCGCTTTAGCAGCGTGATCTTCGCGTCGACAGAAGACACCTGGGGGGAGCTTTTCCAACACATGGGCCGCCAGTATCAGCAACCCAAACTGGTGCTGTACCGTAACCATTTCAACACCGGCTGCGGCCTGGGGCAGTCGATCATGGGGCCGTTTTACTGCCCAGCGGACAGCAAAGTCTATATCGATCTCTCTTTTTACGACGACATGAAAAACAAACTCGGGGCGGAGGGTGATTTTGCCCAGGGTTACGTTATCGCCCACGAAGTGGGACACCACGTTCAAAAACTGCTTGGCACCGAGGCGAAAGTCCGTGGCTTGCAGCAGAACGCCACGCAAAAACAGGCCAATGAACTGTCGGTGCGCCTCGAATTGCAGGCGGATTGTTACGCGGGCGTTTGGGGCCACAGCATGGAGCAGCAAGGCGTGCTGGAAGCGGGCGATCTGGAAGAAGCGCTGAATGCGGCGCAGGCGATTGGCGACGACCGCTTGCAACAGCGCAGCCAGGGCCGGGTGATTCCGGACAGCTTTACCCACGGCACATCGGCGCAGCGTTACAGCTGGTTTAAACGCGGCATGGACAGCGGTGACCCGGCGCAGTGCGATACGTTCAGCGGGCGTCTGTAA